A window from Candidatus Methylomirabilota bacterium encodes these proteins:
- a CDS encoding xanthine dehydrogenase family protein molybdopterin-binding subunit yields the protein MKRVGQAIPGRANRQLVAGRATYVDDIQLPGTTYLAVLRSPYAHARIRSLDASAAEALPGVLSVVTAPEIVANTNPIPEGWDTRAIGAKGVTWYALCRDRARYVGEAVAALVAEDRHTAARALGLIAVDWEELPAVTDPEMALASGAPLVEPDWGDNLLIARDFLAGDPDRIFTEADRVAVGSVTSQRVTAVPVEPRGIVASSDRYAERLTVWESTQNPHPLRTYLAATLGIPETSIRVIQPQVGGAFGLKAPTSQEEVLVAYMARKLGRPVKWIESRAENFLVGGHARDTGMRYEVAFRDDGTVTGLRVEVVADVGAPTAFLGWGMAFVTAFTLPTCYRIANARIRLRVVVTNKCPWTAYRGFGKDAAALLMDRVMDHVAREAGLDRAEVRLRNFIPPEAFPYPQVSGAILDSGDYPRALSRVLERIDYAGFPQLREQARREGRCIGLGIGIEVTPEG from the coding sequence CGACATCCAGCTCCCCGGCACGACCTACCTGGCCGTCCTGCGGAGTCCTTACGCTCACGCCCGGATCCGCTCTCTCGATGCGAGCGCGGCCGAGGCACTGCCGGGCGTGCTCTCGGTCGTCACCGCCCCCGAGATCGTGGCGAACACGAATCCGATCCCCGAGGGATGGGACACCCGCGCCATCGGCGCGAAGGGAGTCACCTGGTATGCCCTCTGTCGGGACCGCGCCCGCTACGTCGGCGAGGCGGTCGCGGCGCTGGTGGCCGAGGACCGTCACACGGCCGCCCGGGCGCTCGGGCTCATTGCGGTCGACTGGGAGGAGCTGCCGGCGGTGACCGATCCGGAGATGGCCCTCGCGTCCGGTGCCCCGCTGGTCGAGCCCGACTGGGGCGACAACCTGCTGATCGCCCGCGACTTCCTGGCCGGCGACCCGGACCGGATCTTCACCGAGGCCGACCGGGTGGCCGTGGGCAGCGTGACGTCGCAACGGGTCACGGCCGTGCCGGTGGAACCGCGTGGGATCGTCGCCAGCTCTGACCGCTACGCCGAGCGACTGACCGTTTGGGAGTCCACCCAGAATCCGCACCCGCTGCGGACCTACCTGGCCGCGACCCTCGGCATCCCGGAGACGTCGATCCGGGTGATCCAGCCGCAGGTCGGGGGCGCCTTCGGCCTGAAGGCCCCGACGTCGCAGGAGGAGGTGCTGGTCGCCTACATGGCCCGCAAGCTGGGCCGCCCGGTCAAGTGGATCGAGTCGCGGGCCGAGAACTTCCTCGTCGGCGGCCACGCCCGGGACACCGGGATGCGCTACGAAGTTGCCTTTCGCGACGACGGGACCGTCACCGGTCTGCGGGTTGAGGTGGTGGCCGACGTCGGGGCGCCGACCGCCTTCCTCGGCTGGGGCATGGCGTTCGTCACCGCGTTCACCCTGCCGACCTGCTATCGGATTGCCAACGCCCGGATCCGACTCAGGGTCGTCGTGACCAACAAGTGTCCCTGGACCGCCTACCGTGGCTTCGGCAAGGACGCCGCCGCCTTGCTCATGGATCGCGTCATGGATCACGTCGCCCGGGAGGCGGGCCTCGACCGCGCCGAGGTCCGCCTGCGCAACTTCATCCCGCCGGAGGCCTTCCCCTATCCCCAGGTCTCCGGCGCCATCCTGGACAGCGGGGACTACCCGCGGGCGCTCTCGCGGGTGCTGGAGCGGATCGACTACGCCGGCTTTCCGCAGCTCCGGGAGCAGGCCCGCCGAGAAGGCCGCTGCATCGGCCTCGGGATCGGCATCGAGGTGACGCCGGAAGGA